A window of Zingiber officinale cultivar Zhangliang chromosome 5A, Zo_v1.1, whole genome shotgun sequence contains these coding sequences:
- the LOC121980986 gene encoding probable carboxylesterase 8, protein MDPYKVLRISRNPDGSITRDLTFPLSPPSSDAGVLCRDLPLNPARRTTLRLFLPSPSPPPAYSKLPVIVYFHGGGFILFRSATAPMHALCARLAAELPALVLSVDYRLAPEHRLPAAFEDAIDALFWLRAHATGVSTEGNLPLPLADCADFSLCFLMGNSAGATIAFHAAVLAAALPEPLDPVNIAGLVLDQPYFGGIERTESELRLKDDKIIPLPANDLMWELALPEGADKDHEYSNPLKNEEKLFAGLRNFPRCLVRGHTGDPLFDRQREFARMLERRGVHVAASLESDGVHGVELFDPSREEELVTEVKRFLCGEDGVATASAAVIALQKL, encoded by the coding sequence ATGGATCCCTACAAGGTGTTGAGGATCTCCCGTAACCCTGACGGTTCCATCACCAGAGATCTCACTTTCCCCCTTTCTCCTCCCTCCTCCGACGCCGGAGTTCTCTGCCGCGACCTCCCCCTCAACCCTGCACGCCGCACCACTCTCCGCCTCTtcctcccctccccttctcctcctcccGCCTACTCCAAGCTCCCCGTCATAGTCTACTTCCACGGCGGCGGATTCATCCTCTTCCGCTCCGCCACCGCTCCTATGCACGCTCTCTGCGCCCGCCTCGCCGCTGAACTCCCCGCCCTAGTCCTCTCCGTCGACTACCGCCTCGCCCCGGAGCACCGCCTGCCCGCTGCCTTCGAGGACGCCATCGATGCCCTCTTCTGGCTCCGCGCCCATGCCACCGGCGTCTCCACGGAAGGAAACCTGCCCCTCCCACTCGCCGACTGCGCCGACTTCTCCCTCTGCTTTCTCATGGGCAACAGCGCCGGCGCTACCATCGCCTTCCACGCCGCCGTCCTTGCGGCGGCGCTTCCGGAGCCATTGGATCCTGTGAACATCGCGGGGCTGGTGCTGGACCAGCCCTACTTCGGAGGAATCGAGCGGACTGAGTCCGAGTTGAGGCTGAAGGACGACAAGATCATACCTTTGCCGGCGAACGACTTGATGTGGGAGCTGGCATTGCCGGAGGGCGCGGACAAGGACCACGAATACTCCAATCCGCTGAAGAACGAGGAGAAGCTGTTCGCAGGGCTGCGCAATTTCCCACGGTGCCTGGTGAGAGGGCACACGGGAGATCCACTCTTCGATCGGCAAAGGGAGTTCGCGAGGATGTTGGAGAGGAGAGGAGTGCACGTGGCGGCGAGCTTGGAGTCCGACGGCGTTCACGGCGTGGAGCTGTTCGATCCCAGCAGGGAAGAGGAGTTGGTGACAGAGGTAAAGAGATTCCTCTGCGGTGAAGATGGAGTTGCAACTGCTTCTGCTGCTGTGATCGCGTTGCAGAAATTGTGA
- the LOC121980985 gene encoding 5-methyltetrahydropteroyltriglutamate--homocysteine methyltransferase 1-like, translating into MASHIVGYPRMGPKRELKFALESFWDGKSSADDLQKVAAELRSSIWKQMADAGIKYIPSNTFSYYDQVLDTTAMVGAVPERYNYTGGEIGFDIYFSMARGNASVPAMEMTKWFDTNYHFIVPELGPHTKFSYSSRKAVSEYKEAKALGIETIPILIGPVTYLLLSKPSRGAEKSFSPLSLLESILPIYKEVIAELKAAGATWIQFDEPTLVMDLQSHQLEAFTKAYSELESSLDGLDVFIETYFADIPAEAYKTVTALKGVRGFGFDLVRGTQTLDLIKTAGFPAGKYLFAGVVDGRNIWANDLASSLSILVGLEAIVGKDKLVVSTSCSLMHTAVDLVNETKLDSEIKSWLAFAAQKVVEVNALAKALAGEKDEGFFSANAAAQSSRKSSPRVTNEEVQRDAAALKGSDHRRPTNVSARLDAQQKKLNLPILPTTTIGSFPQTMDLRRVRREYKANKISEEEYVKAIKEEISKVVKLQEEFDIDVLVHGEPERNDMVEYFGEQLSGFAFTVNGWVQSYGSRCVKPPIIYGDVSRPKAMTVFWSKTAQSMTSRPMKGMLTGPVTILNWSFVRNDQPRSETCYQIALAIKKEVEDLEAAGIQVIQIDEAALREGLPLRKSEQAFYLDWAVHSFRITNCGVHDTTQIHTHMCYSNFNDIIHSIIDMDADVITIENSRSDEKLLSVFREGVKYGAGIGPGVYDIHSPRIPSTEEIADRINKMLAVLETNILWVNPDCGLKTRKYGEVKPALSNMVAAAKLLRSQLAGAK; encoded by the exons ATGGCGTCACACATTGTTGGATATCCTCGCATGGGCCCCAAGAGAGAGCTCAAGTTTGCTTTAGAATCATTTTGGGATGGGAAGAGCAGTGCTGATGATTTGCAAAAGGTTGCAGCTGAACTCAGATCTTCCATATGGAAGCAAATGGCTGATGCTGGAATCAAATACATCCCCAGCAATACATTTTCTTACTATGATCAAGTGCTTGATACCACAGCAATGGTTGGTGCTGTACCTGAGAGGTACAATTATACTGGTGGAGAGATTGGATTTGATATCTATTTCTCTATGGCTAGGGGAAATGCCTCTGTTCCTGCTATGGAGATGACCAAGTGGTTCGACACCAACTA TCATTTTATTGTACCCGAGTTGGGCCCGCACACCAAATTCTCATACTCCTCTCGCAAGGCAGTTTCTGAGTACAAGGAAGCGAAGGCG TTGGGAATTGAGACTATCCCCATTCTCATTGGTCCTGTAACATACTTGTTGCTCTCGAAACCTTCTAGAGGTGCTGAGAAGTCAttttctcccctctctcttttGGAAAGCATTTTGCCCATTTACAA ggaagttattgcTGAGCTGAAGGCAGCTGGTGCTACATGGATTCAGTTTGATGAGCCAACCCTTGTCATGGATCTTCAGTCTCATCAGTTGGAGGCATTCACAAAGGCTTACTCAGAATTAGAATCATCTCTTGATGGTTTGGATGTGTTCATTGAGACTTACTTTGCTGATATCCCTGCAGAAGCATACAA GACTGTTACTGCTTTGAAGGGTGTTCGCGGTTTTGGTTTTGATCTTGTTCGTGGAACCCAGACACTTGACTTGATCAAGACTGCTGGCTTCCCAGCTGGCAAATATCTTTTTGCTGGAGTCGTTGATGGAAGGAACATTTGGGCAAATGATCTTGCATCCTCTCTCAGCATTCTTGTGGGTCTTGAGGCCATTGTGGGAAAAG ATAAGCTTGTTGTCTCAACTTCATGCTCACTTATGCACACGGCTGTCGACCTTGTCAACGAGACAAAACTTGATAGTGAGATCAAGTCATGGCTTGCTTTTGCGGCTCAAAAAGTTGTTGAAGTAAATGCATTGGCTAAAGCCTTGGCTGGTGAGAAGGATGAG GGTTTCTTCTCTGCCAATGCTGCTGCTCAGTCCTCAAGAAAGTCCTCCCCTCGTGTGACCAATGAAGAAGTTCAGAGAGAC GCTGCTGCCTTGAAGGGATCTGACCATCGCCGACCCACTAATGTTAGTGCCAGGCTAGATGCTCAGCAGAAAAAGCTCAACCTTCCAATTCTTCCCACTACTACAATTGGTTCATTCCCTCAAACAATGGATCTTCGAAGAGTGCGACGAGAATACAAGGCAAACAA GATCTCTGAGGAAGAATACGTGAAGGCCATCAAAGAGGAAATCAGCAAAGTTGTCAAGCTCCAAGAAGAATTTGATATTGATGTTTTGGTCCATGGAGAGCCTGAG aGAAATGACATGGTTGAATATTTTGGGGAACAATTGTCGGGCTTCGCATTCACTGTTAATGGCTGGGTGCAATCTTATGGTTCACGCTGTGTTAAGCCTCCCATCATTTATGGTGATGTTAGCCGACCCAAGGCGATGACTGTATTCTGGTCTAAAACAGCTCAAAGCATGACTTCTCGCCCAATGAAGGGTATGTTGACAGGCCCTGTCACAATTCTCAACTGGTCCTTTGTAAGGAATGACCAACCCAG GTCTGAGACTTGCTACCAAATTGCTCTTGCTATCAAAAAAGAGGTTGAGGATTTAGAAGCTGCTGGTATACAGGTCATCCAAATTGATGAAGCCGCTCTACGTGAGGGCCTTCCTCTTcggaagtctgagcaagctttctATTTGGACTGGGCTGTTCATTCCTTCAGAATCACAAACTGTGGCGTCCATGACACTACCCAG ATTCACACCCACATGTGCTACTCTAATTTCAACGACATCATCCACTCCATCATTGACATGGATGCCGACGTGATCACCATTGAGAATTCCCGATCTGACGAGAAGTTGCTTTCAGTGTTCCGCGAGGGAGTGAAGTACGGCGCCGGCATTGGGCCAGGTGTGTATGACATTCACTCCCCAAGGATCCCTTCCACTGAGGAGATTGCAGACCGCATCAACAAGATGCTTGCCGTCCTAGAAACCAACATCCTCTGGGTCAACCCTGACTGCGGGCTCAAGACTCGCAAGTATGGTGAGGTGAAGCCTGCTCTTAGCAACATGGTCGCAGCTGCCAAGCTCCTCCGCAGCCAACTGGCAGGCGCCAAGTGA
- the LOC121983021 gene encoding 3-oxo-5-alpha-steroid 4-dehydrogenase 1-like, producing MSILHHLFYYPLLPSVFIAGMFASACAFAVVGSFTEAWGLNFTYSKFSPFSSSSSSYASGVKPSIRCVPSRTGMLLIYTPALVAAAAAAFLPGALAGERSWLLCFVLFVHFFKRVLEVLFIHQYSGHVPLNTALQISPGYLSATACLLHAQNLAVHPPTLDLQLAGILLFLAGITGNFYHHLLLAGLRTNNNNNKGDKSYKIPKGGLFGLVACPHYLFEAIEFVGFALISQTLFASGVLVGTLGYLMGRSWATRKWYLSKFKGEFPRHVKALIPYVF from the exons ATGTCGATTCTTCACCACCTGTTCTACTACCCGTTGCTACCCTCGGTCTTCATCGCCGGCATGTTCGCCTCCGCCTGTGCGTTCGCCGTCGTCGGCAGCTTCACCGAGGCCTGGGGCCTAAACTTCACGTACTCCAAGTTCtcccccttctcctcctcctcctcctcctacgcTTCCGGCGTCAAGCCCTCGATCCGCTGTGTCCCCAGCCGCACAGGGATGCTACTGATCTATACTCCGGCCCTGGTAGCAGCCGCGGCCGCCGCCTTCCTCCCTGGAGCGCTGGCCGGCGAGAGGTCATGGCTGCTCTGTTTCGTTCTCTTCGTCCACTTCTTCAAACGAGTTCTAGAG GTTCTCTTCATCCACCAGTACAGTGGCCACGTCCCCCTCAACACAGCCCTCCAAATCTCCCCTGGCTACCTCTCAGCCACTGCCTGCTTACTCCATGCCCAGAACCTCGCCGTCCACCCTCCAACTCTCGACCTGCAACTCGCAGGCATCCTCCTCTTCCTCGCAGGCATCACCGGCAACTTctaccaccacctcctcctcgccGGCTTAAgaaccaacaacaacaacaacaaggggGACAAGTCCTACAAGATCCCCAAAGGGGGGCTCTTCGGCCTGGTGGCCTGCCCACACTACCTCTTCGAGGCCATTGAGTTCGTGGGGTTCGCCCTCATCTCGCAGACCCTGTTTGCCTCGGGCGTGCTGGTGGGCACCTTGGGCTACTTGATGGGCCGCAGCTGGGCGACAAGGAAGTGGTATCTCTCCAAGTTTAAAGGAGAGTTCCCGAGGCATGTCAAGGCCTTGATTCCTTATGTGTTCTAG